One segment of Longimicrobiaceae bacterium DNA contains the following:
- a CDS encoding zinc-dependent metalloprotease has protein sequence MTRNAIRKTALAAALAVLAACAPTQRPAQAPAPSGQAAAPGTFAGKTAGLERHDGYFPFYWDARSGKLLLEVPRVGEDFLYLNSLATGVGSNALGLDRGTIGDGVVVRFERHGPKLLLVQQNTGFRAVSAATPGETRAVVESFPVSVRGAFPIQAEQDGRFLIDATDFFLQDAFGVAARIRQGQQGDFRLDRDRSTVYLPRTKAFPMNTEVETLLTFASDNPGPEIRRHTPDGRSLSLRQHHSFVELPPPGYEPRAFDPRVGVNPLTFFDFSQPFDARYPQRWIARWRLEKKDPAAAMSEPVKPIVYYLDPGVPEPYRTAFREGALWWNRVFEAAGFIDAFRVEDLPEDVDPMDARYSVIQWVHRTDPGFSIGPSFRDPRTGEIIKAAVRMDSYRSLTDYNIFAGALPAMQVGEWVGRLDPQADAEAFAMMRRRQHVAHEVGHTLGLAHNFIASADGRSSVMDYPGPLIRLRDGRIDVSEAYRAGPGAYDTLAIRFAYMQWPTPEAEARGLAELVRAAMRDGVRFMADRDADEAGSMAEVTRWALGSDRVAELERTMAVRRVLLDRFGTAAIRPGEPMWHLSERLAPVYLHHRYALEAAAKVVGGLEYTFALSGDGQVPARVVDPAEQRAALNAIIRALQPEALAIPERVAAMIPPPPYGYGSNAWSFASPLGGAFDPVAAAQSLAASVVDGLLHRERAARLVSFHARDGAAPSLHEVMARLVQGTWGQP, from the coding sequence ATGACCCGAAACGCAATCCGGAAGACGGCGCTCGCCGCCGCGCTCGCCGTGCTGGCCGCCTGCGCTCCGACGCAGCGTCCCGCCCAAGCTCCCGCCCCGAGCGGACAGGCCGCCGCCCCGGGCACCTTCGCGGGGAAGACCGCGGGGCTGGAGCGGCACGACGGCTACTTCCCCTTCTACTGGGACGCCCGGAGCGGGAAGCTGCTCCTGGAGGTGCCGCGCGTGGGCGAGGACTTCCTCTACCTCAACTCGCTGGCGACCGGGGTCGGCTCCAACGCGCTGGGGCTGGACCGCGGCACCATCGGCGACGGCGTGGTGGTGCGCTTCGAGAGGCACGGCCCCAAGCTCCTCCTGGTGCAGCAGAACACCGGCTTCCGCGCGGTGAGCGCCGCCACGCCGGGGGAGACGCGGGCCGTGGTGGAGTCGTTCCCGGTGTCGGTGCGCGGCGCCTTCCCCATCCAGGCGGAGCAGGATGGGCGGTTCCTGATCGACGCGACGGATTTCTTCCTCCAGGACGCCTTCGGGGTGGCGGCGCGGATCCGCCAGGGGCAGCAGGGCGACTTCCGGCTGGACCGCGACCGGAGCACCGTCTACCTCCCGCGGACCAAAGCCTTCCCGATGAACACGGAGGTGGAGACGCTCCTCACCTTCGCGAGCGACAACCCGGGGCCGGAGATCCGCCGCCACACGCCGGACGGGCGCTCGCTCTCGCTGCGGCAGCACCACTCGTTCGTGGAGCTCCCGCCGCCGGGGTACGAGCCCCGCGCCTTCGACCCGCGGGTGGGCGTGAACCCGCTGACCTTCTTCGACTTCAGCCAGCCCTTCGACGCGCGCTACCCGCAGCGCTGGATCGCGCGCTGGCGCCTGGAGAAGAAGGACCCGGCGGCGGCGATGTCGGAGCCGGTGAAGCCCATCGTCTACTACCTGGACCCGGGCGTCCCCGAGCCGTACCGCACCGCCTTCCGGGAGGGGGCGCTCTGGTGGAACCGGGTGTTCGAGGCGGCGGGGTTCATCGACGCCTTCCGGGTGGAGGACCTCCCGGAGGACGTGGACCCCATGGACGCCCGCTACTCGGTGATCCAGTGGGTTCACCGCACCGACCCGGGCTTCTCCATCGGGCCGTCGTTCCGCGACCCGCGCACCGGGGAGATCATCAAGGCGGCGGTGCGGATGGACTCGTACCGTTCGCTCACCGACTACAACATCTTCGCCGGGGCGCTCCCGGCCATGCAGGTGGGCGAGTGGGTGGGCCGGCTGGACCCGCAGGCGGACGCGGAGGCGTTCGCAATGATGCGGCGCCGGCAGCACGTGGCGCACGAGGTGGGGCACACGCTGGGGCTGGCGCACAACTTCATCGCCTCGGCGGACGGGCGCTCGTCGGTGATGGACTACCCGGGGCCGCTGATCCGGCTGAGGGACGGCCGGATCGACGTATCGGAGGCGTACCGCGCCGGGCCGGGGGCGTACGACACGCTGGCGATCCGCTTCGCGTACATGCAGTGGCCGACGCCGGAGGCGGAGGCCCGCGGCCTGGCCGAGCTGGTCCGCGCCGCGATGCGCGACGGGGTGCGCTTCATGGCCGACCGCGACGCGGACGAGGCCGGGAGCATGGCCGAGGTGACCCGCTGGGCCCTGGGGAGCGACCGGGTGGCGGAGCTGGAGCGGACGATGGCGGTGCGCCGCGTGCTCCTGGACCGCTTCGGCACGGCGGCGATCCGCCCCGGCGAGCCCATGTGGCACCTGAGCGAGCGGCTGGCCCCGGTGTACCTGCACCACCGGTACGCGCTGGAGGCGGCGGCCAAGGTGGTGGGCGGGCTGGAGTACACCTTCGCGCTTTCGGGCGACGGGCAGGTGCCTGCGCGCGTCGTGGACCCGGCGGAGCAGCGTGCGGCGCTGAACGCCATCATCCGCGCGCTCCAGCCGGAGGCGCTGGCGATCCCGGAGCGGGTGGCCGCCATGATCCCGCCCCCGCCCTACGGCTACGGCTCCAACGCTTGGTCCTTCGCCTCGCCGCTCGGGGGTGCCTTCGACCCCGTGGCGGCGGCGCAGTCGCTGGCCGCGAGCGTCGTGGACGGCCTGCTGCACAGGGAGCGCGCGGCGCGGCTGGTCTCCTTCCATGCCCGCGACGGCGCCGCGCCCTCGCTGCACGAGGTCATGGCGCGCCTGGTCCAGGGCACCTGGGGCCAGCC
- a CDS encoding COX15/CtaA family protein, with product MKLTPFAKFAWGVLAYNLAVVAWGAYVRATGSGAGCGDHWPRCDGEVIPRLASAEQVIEFTHRVTSGIAALLVLGMLVWALRAFPRGHVVRRAAAASMVLMVIEALLGAGLVLFQLVADNASGYRAFSMVAHLVNTFFLLGAIALTGWWASGGRPVRLRGQGAAAALLAVGVAGMVVLGASGAIAALGDTLFPATSLREGIRQDFSPTAHFLLRLRIFHPAIALAVGAYLVLAARLVARLRPGRTTRRLALALAVLYAVQIGAGFLNLALLAPVWMQLVHLLLADLVWISLVLFGASALAVPEEAAHPARPVREQAPALA from the coding sequence ATGAAGCTGACGCCGTTCGCGAAGTTCGCCTGGGGCGTGCTCGCCTACAACCTCGCCGTGGTGGCGTGGGGCGCCTACGTGCGCGCCACCGGCTCGGGGGCGGGGTGCGGCGACCACTGGCCCCGGTGCGACGGCGAGGTGATCCCGCGCCTGGCGAGCGCCGAGCAGGTGATCGAGTTCACGCACCGGGTCACCAGCGGGATCGCCGCGCTCCTGGTGCTGGGAATGCTGGTGTGGGCGCTGCGCGCCTTCCCCAGGGGGCACGTGGTGCGCCGCGCCGCGGCGGCGTCCATGGTGCTGATGGTGATCGAGGCGCTGCTGGGGGCGGGGCTGGTGCTCTTCCAGCTGGTGGCGGACAACGCCTCCGGGTACCGGGCGTTCTCCATGGTGGCGCACCTGGTGAACACCTTCTTCCTCCTGGGCGCCATCGCGCTCACCGGGTGGTGGGCCTCCGGGGGGCGGCCGGTCCGCCTGCGCGGGCAGGGCGCCGCGGCGGCGCTGCTCGCGGTGGGGGTGGCGGGGATGGTCGTGCTGGGGGCGTCCGGCGCCATCGCCGCGCTGGGCGACACCCTCTTCCCCGCCACGTCGCTGCGCGAGGGGATCCGCCAGGACTTCTCCCCCACCGCGCACTTCCTGCTCCGGCTCCGCATCTTCCACCCGGCCATCGCGCTGGCGGTGGGCGCCTACCTGGTGCTCGCCGCGCGCCTGGTCGCCCGCCTCCGCCCCGGGCGGACCACGCGCCGCCTCGCGCTGGCGCTGGCGGTGCTGTACGCGGTGCAGATCGGCGCCGGCTTCCTGAACCTGGCGCTCCTGGCGCCGGTGTGGATGCAGCTGGTGCACCTGCTGCTCGCCGACCTGGTCTGGATCTCCCTGGTGCTGTTCGGCGCGAGCGCGCTCGCCGTGCCGGAAGAAGCCGCCCACCCCGCCCGCCCGGTGCGAGAGCAGGCTCCAGCGCTGGCCTGA